In the Panthera uncia isolate 11264 chromosome D2, Puncia_PCG_1.0, whole genome shotgun sequence genome, one interval contains:
- the LOC125932877 gene encoding cytochrome c oxidase assembly protein COX15 homolog isoform X1: MQRLLFPRLKALMGSPCLWLLGPRAAPRTQCGCSCGIRHLLRPGQYSTISEVALQSGRGTVSLPSKAAERVVGRWLLVCSGTVAGAVILGGMTRLTESGLSMVDWNLIKEMKPPTHQEEWEAEFQKYQQFPEFKILNHDMTLAEFKFIWYMEYSHRMWGRLVGLTYILPAAYFWRKGWLSRGMKGRVLALCGLVCFQGLLGWYMVKSGLEEKPDSHDIPRVSQYRLAAHLGSALVLYCASLWTSLSLLLPQHKLPETRQLLWLRRCAHGTAGLVFLTALSGAFVAGLDAGLVYNSFPKMGESWIPEDLFTFSPILRNVFENPTMVQFDHRILGITSVTAVTVLYFLSRRIPLPRRTKMAAVTLLALAYTQVGLGISTLLMYVPTPLAATHQSGSLALLSVALWLMNELRRVPK, translated from the exons TGTGGTTGCAGCTGTGGGATCAGGCACCTCTTAAGGCCAGGGCAATACAGCACCATCTCTGAAGTAGCTTTGCAGTCTGGAAGGGGTACAGTGTCCCTTCCCTCAAAAGCTGCTGAGCGGGTGGTGGGCCGATGGCTCCTGGTCTGCAGTGGAACAGTGGCTGGAGCAGTTATTCTTGGTGGAATGACTAG GTTGACAGAGTCTGGCCTCTCAATGGTAGACTGGAATTTAATAAAGGAGATGAAGCCACCTACACACCAAGAGGAATGGGAAGCAGAATTCCAAAAATATCAGCAATTTccagaatttaaaat ctTGAATCATGATATGACACTGGCCGAATTCAAGTTCATCTGGTACATGGAGTACTCACATCGAATGTGGGGTCGCCTTGTGGGCCTCACATACATCCTGCCTGCTGCCTATTTTTGGAGAAAGGGCTGGCTCAGCCGTGGCATGAAAGGACGTGTTCTTGCCCTGTGTGGGTTAGTCTGCTTCCAG GGTCTGTTGGGATGGTATATGGTGAAAAGTGGATTAGAAGAAAAACCAGACTCCCATGACATCCCTCGGGTCAGTCAGTACCGCCTTGCTGCCCACCTGGGATCAGCCCTTGTTCTTTATTGTGCCAGCTTGTGGACTTCACTCTCACTGCTGCTCCCTCAGCACAAG ttGCCTGAAACTCGTCAGCTTCTGTGGTTGAGGCGATGTGCTCATGGAACAGCAGGCCTAGTGTTCCTTACAGCTCTCTCAG GGGCCTTTGTGGCAGGGCTGGATGCTGGGCTTGTTTACAATTCCTTCCCAAAGATGGGAGAATCTTGGATCCCAGAGGATCTCTTTACCTTCTCCCCCATCCTGAGGAATGTTTTTGAGAATCCCACCATGGTGCAGTTTGATCACCGGATTCTG GGAATCACTTCAGTTACAGCCGTGACAGTGCTCTACTTCCTTTCCCGGAGAATTCCCCTTCCTCGAAGGACCAAAATGGCAGCAGTGACTCTGCTAGCTTTGGCATATACACAG GTGGGCTTGGGCATTAGCACTCTGCTAATGTACGTTCCAACTCCTTTGGCTGCCACTCACCAGTCAGGCTCCCTGGCTCTGCTTAGTGTTGCCCTTTGGCTCATGAATGAACTCCGAAGAGTCCCAAAATAA
- the LOC125932877 gene encoding cytochrome c oxidase assembly protein COX15 homolog isoform X2: MVDWNLIKEMKPPTHQEEWEAEFQKYQQFPEFKILNHDMTLAEFKFIWYMEYSHRMWGRLVGLTYILPAAYFWRKGWLSRGMKGRVLALCGLVCFQGLLGWYMVKSGLEEKPDSHDIPRVSQYRLAAHLGSALVLYCASLWTSLSLLLPQHKLPETRQLLWLRRCAHGTAGLVFLTALSGAFVAGLDAGLVYNSFPKMGESWIPEDLFTFSPILRNVFENPTMVQFDHRILGITSVTAVTVLYFLSRRIPLPRRTKMAAVTLLALAYTQVGLGISTLLMYVPTPLAATHQSGSLALLSVALWLMNELRRVPK, translated from the exons ATGGTAGACTGGAATTTAATAAAGGAGATGAAGCCACCTACACACCAAGAGGAATGGGAAGCAGAATTCCAAAAATATCAGCAATTTccagaatttaaaat ctTGAATCATGATATGACACTGGCCGAATTCAAGTTCATCTGGTACATGGAGTACTCACATCGAATGTGGGGTCGCCTTGTGGGCCTCACATACATCCTGCCTGCTGCCTATTTTTGGAGAAAGGGCTGGCTCAGCCGTGGCATGAAAGGACGTGTTCTTGCCCTGTGTGGGTTAGTCTGCTTCCAG GGTCTGTTGGGATGGTATATGGTGAAAAGTGGATTAGAAGAAAAACCAGACTCCCATGACATCCCTCGGGTCAGTCAGTACCGCCTTGCTGCCCACCTGGGATCAGCCCTTGTTCTTTATTGTGCCAGCTTGTGGACTTCACTCTCACTGCTGCTCCCTCAGCACAAG ttGCCTGAAACTCGTCAGCTTCTGTGGTTGAGGCGATGTGCTCATGGAACAGCAGGCCTAGTGTTCCTTACAGCTCTCTCAG GGGCCTTTGTGGCAGGGCTGGATGCTGGGCTTGTTTACAATTCCTTCCCAAAGATGGGAGAATCTTGGATCCCAGAGGATCTCTTTACCTTCTCCCCCATCCTGAGGAATGTTTTTGAGAATCCCACCATGGTGCAGTTTGATCACCGGATTCTG GGAATCACTTCAGTTACAGCCGTGACAGTGCTCTACTTCCTTTCCCGGAGAATTCCCCTTCCTCGAAGGACCAAAATGGCAGCAGTGACTCTGCTAGCTTTGGCATATACACAG GTGGGCTTGGGCATTAGCACTCTGCTAATGTACGTTCCAACTCCTTTGGCTGCCACTCACCAGTCAGGCTCCCTGGCTCTGCTTAGTGTTGCCCTTTGGCTCATGAATGAACTCCGAAGAGTCCCAAAATAA